A window from Agelaius phoeniceus isolate bAgePho1 chromosome 13, bAgePho1.hap1, whole genome shotgun sequence encodes these proteins:
- the LOC129126097 gene encoding uncharacterized protein LOC129126097 isoform X2, translating into MQSREQIAASKGNMFSSKKTHKQTKTPREEGPFKVARKCFIFRHEGTKTNLLSLRISHDQFISDSPDHTLGTTAGAQTERPAVESAGLYRALEPILP; encoded by the exons atgcagagcagagaacaaaTTGCAGCTAGCAAAGGAAATATG TTCTCCTCAAAGAAAAcacacaagcaaacaaaaactcCAAGAGAAGAAGGG CCTTTTAAAGTTGCAAGGAAGTGTTTCATCTTCAGGCATGAAGGAACAAAGACAAATCTTCTGTCATTGAG GATCTCCCACGACCAGTTCATCAGTGACAGTCCAGATCATACACTGGGCACAACTGCTGGAGCACAAACAGAACGACCAGCTGTGGAGAGTGCTGGACTGTACAGAGCTCTGGAACCCATCCTTCCTTGA
- the CTXN2 gene encoding cortexin-2 codes for MSSNYCSNTSASMSANEMSAFPLTLEQKTGFAFVGILCVFLGLLIIRCFKILLDPYSSMPSSTWEDEVEGLEKGTFEYALA; via the coding sequence ATGAGCAGTAATTACTGCAGCAACACTTCAGCCAGTATGAGTGCCAACGAAATGTCTGCCTTCCCTCTGACTTTAGAACAAAAAACTGGCTTTGCCTTTGTGGggattttgtgtgttttcttgGGACTTCTAATTATCAGATGCTTCAAAATCTTGCTAGACCCCTACAGCAGTATGCCTTCTTCCACATGGGAAGATGAAGTTGAGGGGTTGGAAAAAGGAACATTTGAATATGCTCTTGCATGA